The Mercurialis annua linkage group LG2, ddMerAnnu1.2, whole genome shotgun sequence genome contains a region encoding:
- the LOC126669222 gene encoding uncharacterized protein LOC126669222, protein MPMNELLKINKSLISAIHSTPYYAINSNIQPVPIWVAITIGLVIGWSWRPRWTSLLYIGLRSKFRFLWTPPGFGARRLWLAFTALSAFSVCRTIWSNFKAKNLESPPPALHTSPAAEGSGAGVGVADDSVSSGSEPNDGEDIVTENDLEHLLHLLEGKDGQMDWQFMMERSTSNMAYQASRYEPQNCPTVFRSRTVFEDATPELVRDFFWDDEFRLKWDPMLAYFKILEEFPHTGTMIVHWIKKFPFFCSDREYIIGRRIWEAGKTYYCVTKGMPYPGLHKRDKPRRVELYFSSWVIRAVESRKGDGQMSACEVTLFHYEDMGIPKDVAKLGVRHGMWGTVKKLHSGMRAYQNARKTEASLSRSALMARITTKISFDETMDSSEPATIEEDKQVVDIKRHDDHGIDWKWIVVGGTVALVCGIHSGAIGKALLLGAGQRVARR, encoded by the exons TGCCTATATGGGTAGCGATTACGATCGGGTTGGTAATCGGGTGGTCTTGGCGGCCCAGATGGACCAGTTTGCTTTATATCGGTTTGCGAAGTAAGTTTAGATTTCTATGGACGCCGCCCGGTTTTGGAGCTCGTCGCCTTTGGTTAGCTTTTACTGCTTTATCCGCTTTCTCCGTTTGCCGTACTATTTGGTCTAATTTCAAGGCCAAAAATCTCGAATCGCCTCCTCCAGCTCTTCATACCTCTCCGGCGGCTGAAGGAAGTGGCGCTGGTGTTGGTGTAGCTGATGATTCTGTGAG CTCTGGTAGTGAACCTAATGACGGCGAGGATATTGTTACAGAGAATGATCTAGAGCACTTGTTGCATCTTCTGGAAGGAAAGGATGGGCAAATGGATTGGCAATTTATGATGGAAAGGTCTACCTCGAACATGGCGTACCAAGCTTCGCGCTACGAGCCTCAG AATTGTCCTACTGTGTTCCGTAGTAGAACTGTTTTTGAGGATGCTACTCCTGAACTGGTTAGAGACTTTTTCTGGGATGACGAGTTTCGACTGAAATGGGATCCCATGCTTGCATACTTTAAAATATTGGAGGAATTCCCGCATACAGGAACAATGATTGTTCATTGGATAAAAAAG TTCCCATTTTTCTGCAGCGATCGAGAATATATTATTGGTCGTAGGATATGGGAGGCAGGGAAAACGTATTACTGTGTTACGAAG GGGATGCCATATCCAGGCTTGCACAAGCGCGACAAGCCAAGGCGAGTGGAGCTTTATTTCTCAAGTTGGGTTATCAGGGCCG TGGAATCTCGCAAAGGAGATGGACAGATGTCTGCGTGTGAGGTAACCCTTTTTCATTACGAGGACATGGGGATCCCCAAAGATGTGGCTAAGCTAGGAGTTCGTCATGGTATGTGGGGAACCGTCAAGAAATTGCATTCCGGCATGAGAGCGTACCAGAATGCAAGAAAAACGGAGGCTTCATTATCAAGAAGTGCACTTATGGCAAGAATTACGACAAAGATTTCTTTTGACGAAACAATGGATTCTTCCGAGCCAGCTACTATCGAAGAAGATAAACAAGTGGTCGACATCAAACGACACGACGATCATGGCATTGATTGGAAATGGATAGTCGTAGGCGGAACGGTAGCTCTGGTATGTGGAATTCACTCTGGTGCAATCGGGAAGGCCTTATTACTTGGAGCAGGGCAAAGAGTTGCACGCAGATGA